DNA sequence from the Armatimonadota bacterium genome:
GCCGAATTCGGTTGTTGTCGGTGTGCCTGGCCGCGTCACGTATCGAGATGGTCGAAGAGTTATGGGGGAAGTTGACCTAGAGCAGCATGAGCTTCCCGACCCCGTCGCTAAAGCTGTCGAGTGCATCCTCGAGCGGCTTCGCCATTTGGAGGATGAGATAAAGAAGCTCAAGGACGCGGCTCATCTGGGTGAAGCTGTGGAGGAAAACAAGGTGTGATTGGTGTAAAGAAAAGCCCCGGTCGGTTAAGAAACGCCCGGCCGGGGCGATGGAAGGAGGTCGGATTGCTAGGGTATATACCCATGGAACGCTGGTACTATACAAAAACCCCCTTGTGTTCGCTTCAATTTTTTGACGCTTAAGTTTAGTTAAAAGTTCCAAACAGCTATACTTTTTAGCTGAATATTTGTCAAGAGTATGCCTTTGGCGAATAGCTCTTCCTTGTTGGCATAAATCTTGCACGCTCAATTCTTGGAGGTGCCCCACATGTTTATAAGACGTCACCACAGCCGTTTGATATTCTTGCTTGCTGTCTTCTTTGTGCTCTTTGTTTCTAACTTAGCAAAAGCCGAATGCCTCATATTTTCGGACAGCTTCGATGATGGCGATTGGACTCACAATCCAAAGTGGGAATTCTCAATCGAAGGTCCGATTACGGTGAGCAATGAACGCTCGGTGTCGCCTCCTTATAGCTTAAATGTTTCAACGAACAACCAGCCGGGAGCGATATATGCGTATTCTTGCCTTACTTCAGCTACCCAAAGTTTTTCGTGCACATTTAACTTGTACATAGAATCTATGGGCGATGAAGCGATTCCATGGTGTCTTCGATCAACCAGCGGTGGTGTCGCGGCAATCATTTTCATACTGCCAGGCGGAACAGTTCAGCTATTTGTCTTGGATTCCACCAGCGGTTGGAGTGGGAAAGCTTCAAATGTTCCGTTCCCTCTTACTTATGGAGCTTGGCATTCATTTCGAATTACATATGATGGCTCAATAACCAATTTGTATCTCGATGGCCATACAGAGCCAGATGCTAGCGTGGCGCAAACATATGTGTACGTGCCGTCACGAGTAAGCATTGGAAACATCAGCCTGCCGCACACGAGCACCTTTTATGTCGATGACTTGGCGTTTTACACCTCCACTCAATATGAACCCGGCCGAGTCTACGTACAGATATGCTCCGATACCTCAACCGGCGGAATAAATGTGAGTAACCACTATAATAATTTCCCTGCGGACGATTATACATATACTTCTCCGGAAGGCCAGGGGGCGCAGGTTATGGCTGAGTCATATAGAGAAGGTTTGCGAGACAGCCTTGGCAATCCAATTAAGTTCACATGGTATATGAATTTGGGTTCTTTGTATTCTTGTGGTGTGAGCACCGGACCACTTTTACCTCTTGACCTTATGGTAGACAACCATGGCGACTCGATTGAGCGGTGGGGTGATGAGTTAGCATATCATTATCATACGTGGATATGGAGTGATCCGGATGGGGATTCGGTGTACCATTGGAATCAAGCGCCTGACTTTACATATTGCGTAGATGACTTTGAGACAACTGTTGCTCACATGATTCTTGATCGAATGTTCTATCCTTCGTCATTTAGGAGCGGCTGGCATGGCATGGATAACTTTTTCCAGTCATATCTTGATGACTGGTTTCCATATCGTTTTGAGAATGCATGGCCAGCTTATCGCGAGGATCCGACAGAGCCTGTTGACAATGTTTACGACTGGAGGCGTGCTCCTTCTGAATGGGTGCCTTATCATCCCGATGCAAATGACTATCAGGTGCCCGGCAATCTGCGTGGTTGGGAATCACGCTGTGCGTATATGAACAGCATTACAGCGTCCGAGGTGGAAAATATTTTTCTAAAAGCACTTGCCGGTACCTCTCAGATTGTCACAGCATTTTCGCATCTAAAGGAGGCAGATTTTCCTGCGCAAGTGGTAAACCTGCATGCTCGTCTTACCGATGCAGCTGATAAAATTCCATGCGTTAAATTTGAATATCTTACGGGTCGCGAATGCATGATGAAATGGCGAAACGGGACGGATGTGACGCCGCCAACAATCCAATATTCAGTCTCTGATTCGGGGGGTGTTCGGACTGTAACTTTTAGTACCGATGAAGAGATATATCAGGTTCAGCCATTTGTCGCACGAAAAGGCAGTGACGGGACGTACGCCCGGATGGATAGCGTGCCGGTTGGAATAAACCAGTGGCGCATTCAATATAATCTTTTGGATACTGTGGCAATTGCAGTTGGGGTTACGGATTGGTTTGGCAATCCGCGCGTTCGGTTTTTCCCTGTTCCCTTGAGGATTGGAGATACGCGTGTTAGCACAACTACCAATTCGGCAGAGGTAACCTGGACGACAAATAACCCAGCAGACTCAAAGGTTGAGTACCAGCTTGCTTCGTCTGGAGGTACGACGAGTGTTTACTCGAGTAAGAAGGTTCTGAAGCATCGCGTGGTTTTGACGGGTCTCATGCCTGGGAGTGTCTATAAAATAAGCATTTCATCGGAAGATGAGTTTGGTGAGCTGGTCGAGGTTAAGGATATCTATGTCCTAACAAAGCTATCTGGTGCTGTTGTGATAGACAACGTTGACGCAGGCTTTTCCACAGTTGGGAGCTGGTCCACAGGCTCAACTGCTCCTGGGAAATATGGCTCTGACTATTGTTATGCGATGACTAGTCCCACTGGTACCTCAAGCGCATACTGGACATGGCAGGTGGCAGAAACTGGCATTTACAGAATCTGCGCCTGGTGGTCAGAGGGAACAAACCGTTCCACAACTGCGAGGTACTCGGTCATCTATGGTGGAACTGAGGAAGAAAAGATAGTTAATCAGCAAACTGATGGAGGGAAATGGAATTCCTTAGGAATATATTATCTGGAAGCAGGGAACACAGTTCAGGTTAAGTTATCAAATAAAGCGCCGTCAGGATACGTAGTGATTGCAGATGCAGTAAAGTTTGAACAGGCGTATACATCTATATCGAACATCGGACTGGCACGACGTTTGGAAGACGGAAATAGTATTCGAATCTCAAACGTTGCGGTCACTGCCGTGTTTGATTCGGCGTTTTACATTGAAGAGATTGGGCGTTCGGCTGGTTTGAAAGTAGAAGGCTCTGGCGTCAGCGTCGGCGATATAGTGCAGGTATCTGGCGAACTTGCAACGATTGGTGGCGAGCGCACGATAATTAATCCGCTAGTGGAAAAGATGGAAGGGAGTGCTTTTCTTAAACCACTTGCAATTACAGCCAGAGATATAAACCTTGGTGCTTGCGAGGGTGTGACGACCGCAGGACTGCTGGTTACAGTTTGGGGTAAGGTGAGTTCCGTTGGCGTTGATTACTTCTATGTGGACGATGGCTCATCCCTAGAGGATGGTAGCTCAAACGTCGGGCTTAGGATTGATGCCTCTATCTTGTCATCCCCGCCTCAAATTAGCGATTTTGCAATGGTCACGGGTGTGGTCGGAGCACAAGATCTCGATGTCGGGACGGTTCCTATAATCCGCCCGCGCAGTAGTGGTGAAATAATTTTTTACTAAATAGTGAATAATTGTTCAATTTTCTTTGCCTATTGGGAACATTTGAACCATCACGGCCGTATAAATAAATGGAAATGCACACATTCGTGATGCAGTTTGCTCCTTTCCAAATACCTCCTTGCCCAGGCCGGGCCGCCGGTTGTTGAATAGGTCCCGAGCGCCGGCGACTCGGCTAGTTTTGAGCCCCGTTTCTTCGGGGCTCTTTTTTTATCAATTTTGGTTCAAACTTTCAGAATCAGGTATTATTAACAGTTATCTACCATATTCCAAGTGGCTAAAATATACGCGGTGTTGCTGAACTTGAGGCGCTTTGAGAGCTAGGAAAATGAAGTGATCAAATGGATTTTAGCACAAAGTGTGAACACTGTATGAATTGAGGGCAGTTTTTTTCGACATAGATGGAACCTTTTTTGGCGATTTGTTGTCAAACTTAAATGGATGTGCCCCTAGCAGAGGGTGCACTACAGAGGGGGCGAGAAGCAGTTCGAATGGCTAGCGCCAACGGGGGGTTGGAATCTGCTCTCGCCTCCGAGACACGTAACGTGCTGGAAGCAAGAAAGCCGGCTAAAAGGCCGGCTTTCTTGCTTTTGTCAGGGAGTCTAAATTCAAGAGAGAGGCTTTAGAAGCGAGAGCAATCCTTTTGTGAAAATTGGGTGAAATGGTATTTAAGGGTGGGACAACTAGTTGTCCCACCCTTAAATATGATTAAGCATTGTCTTTTAATTTTGGTTGAACTGCACAAGTTTTGCGGTTTCTATGCCATCTAGCTTTCTAATCTCATCCATTACTAGGTCCGGCACTGGGTCGTCAACGTTTAGAACCATTACTGCTTCCTTGCCGATGCCTGCTCTGCCAACATGCATACCGGCGATGTTTATGTTGTGGTTACCGAGAAGTGTCCCTACTCGGCCAATAACTCCCGGTTTATCTATGTGGGTTGTGACAAGCATTGCTCCGTCGGGAACTACGTCAATCATAAATCCATCAATCTTTACTATTCTGAAATCTCTTTTTCCGAAGACTGTTCCCTCAATTAGCTTTTCGCCCTTGTCAGTCTTTACCTTGACGGCTAGAAGGCTGGTATAGTCTTCTGGTCCTACACTTTTGCTTTCTGTAATCCGTATGCCTCTGGATTCGGCAATGACTGGGGCGTTGACTAGGTTCACCGGTTCTGTAAGAATCGGTTGGAGCAGGCCTTTTAGTACAGAGCGCCCGACCGGACCGTACTCCATGGTGGAAAGATCGCCGCAGTAAGCAATTTCGATAGACTTGACAGCACCATCCGTAAGTTGTGTTGCCATCATACCAATCCGTTCGCCGAGAAGCATGAATGGTTCCACTGCAGCTAGTACTTCGGCGCTCAGAGCTGGCATGTTTACTGCACTGCGAGCAGGCTTGCCATTAAGGACATCTACAATCTGCTCAGCGACGTCAATTGCGACATTAATCTGAGCTTCCTCGGTTGATGCTCCTAAGTGCGGAGTGGTGATTGCTTTGTCCAGCTTGAGCAGCGGGTTGTCTGGAGGGGGTGGTTCTGACTCATAAACGTCGAAGGCTATTCCAGCTACCTTACCTTCCTCGACTGCTTTTGCCAGGGCGGCTTCGTCGACAATTCCTCCTCGGGCAACATTAATGATGCGCACTCCTGGCTTCATTTTTTCAATCTCATCTTTGCCGATTGAGCCCTTTGTATCTTTTGTTGCTGGTACGTGGATTGTAATATAGTCACTTCTTCTAAGGAGTTCATCCATGCTAACAAGCTCGACGCCTATCTTGCTGGCGTACTCTTCGGAAACGAATGGATCGTATGCTATGATGTCCATCTCGAAGCTTTGCGCCCGCTTGGCAACAGCGCTTCCAATCTTTCCAAGCCCATAGATACCCAGCGTTTTTCCATAGAGCTCATTACCGACGAATTTGCTTCGTTTCCACTCGCCAGCGCGCAATGAGGCATGCCCTTGGGGGATATTCCGTGCGAGAGCTAGCATCATTGCCATCGTAAGCTCAGCAGCAGCAATAGTGTTCCCGCCGGGTGAATTGACAACAATGATTCCTTTCTCGGTAGCAACAGGGACATCAATGTTGTCTACGCCGACGCCTGCCCGGCCGATGATTTTCATGTTTTTTGCTGCTTCGAGAACATCGGCTGTGACTTTTGTCTCGCTTCGAACAATCAGAGCATCATAGTCGCCGATAATCTCGATTAGCTTGGATTTCTCCAATCCGGTCTTTACATCTACGTCGAAATGCTTCTGGAGAATTTCAATTCCTTCTTTTGCGACAGGATCGCTTACTAAGATCCTTGGCATACCCACCTCGTCCTTCCAGTTCTTGCCATCTACTCCTTTGGCACATATGCCAGGCATGCCTGGAGTAGCCGGCAATTAGTTTACCCGAACAATGAGATGATACACCAAGCTAAGTGAAAATGTCAATCGAACTATTGGCCATGCTCGAGCCGCATCTCGGGAGCAGAGCGGTGGATGTAAAAAGGAACGAGCAAAAGGGGGTCGGATGTTTCACCGGCAGCAATTTTTTCTAAGGTCAGCCTCGCTAGAATTGAAGCCTTTGGATAGGAAAGCCATTTGGATGCCGGGACTACCCGGTCGCCAAGCGACTTGCTTAGTTCTTCCAAGGCGTCCTCTACGCCGTCCCCGCAGAAAATGATTCTGCGCTCTGATTTCTGGCTTTTTGTTTTGGGATGTGGGGAGAGATTCTGGGCCATCTTAATTACTTCATTTATTGGTCCAGCCGAGTAGTCGGTAATCTGCTTAATTTTTCCATTGCATGTGTGAAAGAAAGCCCAGTATACCTCACCCTTTCGAACTTTCACAAGCGGACAGACGGTCGCATTGGGAAGGTAATCGAATTGATGGGCTAGAAGGTCGAGTGTGATGATTCCAACGATTGGGATATTGAGCACTTGAGCAAGGGTTTTTGCTGTTGCAACTCCGATTCGCAAGCCAGTAAACGATCCAGGTCCGAGTGAAACCCCAATGCAGTTAAGGTCTTTAATTCTCAGGGTGCAGTCTTTAAGCATTGAAACAATATCTGGCATCAACCGCCGAGAGAGGTCCATTTTGTGAGCAAAGTTGTATTCGGCGAGTAGGTTATTCTCGTCGGCAACTGCGATGCTTGAGGTGTCTGTTGTTGTATCTAATGTCAATACTTTCATTGGCACATGTAATTATATTCCCACGTGTCGATACGGTCAATGTTGCCAAACCAAGGCTTGCGTGGTAGAATGCGAATAGTAGACCCTCAGTTTGGGCATATACGCCTTAGGCATTTTCTACAATTAAGGAGTGATAACCTTGAGGGTGCCCGTAAAATTAGGATTCCTCTTGTATTTGATACTAATTCTTGCCTTCGCGTTGCCTGCGGTTGCTCAGAAGACTTTTGACTTTGAGAAACTCAAGAAGCAAGTGGACATTACGCTTGTTAACGGGTCAATGGTGGATGCAATGGAGGCGTTAGCAAAGCAGGCGGATATTGAGATTGCCGCTCCTGCTTTTCCCGAAAAAGGTATTAGCACGAGCCTAAAGGGTCAGCCGCTCAAGGTGGTCCTCGATATGCTTACGAAGATGACAGGTCTGTCTTGGTATATTGAAGGCAGCATCATTGTATTCAGGCGGCCAGCGGAGGTAGCCACAAAAGATGTGCCCGAAAAGCCGCTAGATAAGCTCACTCCGGAAGAGTACATGACTGAAGTACTAAAATCGCTCGATGGCGCTCAGCTTTTTAAACTTTCGCGTGGATTTCCGCTTTCATATGCTGAGCTCACTCCTTTCCAGCAGGAGATTCTCAGGGCGATGCTTGCTTCGCCCACGGTTGGCCTGACCGAAGCGGGCCAAGTTGTTAAATCTTTGCCAAAGCCCGAGGAAACAGTGTTGCTATTTCGTATAATTCCTTACTTGCTTATTCCGAGGCCTGATTTGAAGGAAGATCTTGCCTTACGCATGGATTCGATGCCTTATATATACCTAAAGAAGGTGATGGTGCCTTAATGGCGGTTGCAAATTTGGAAATTGAGAACTGGAATTCTGACTTTCCGGCACTCTCTAGGAGAGGATGCAGGTTTAGCTTCTCTCAATTTATGCGGGCTTTCTTAGCAACCCTGCTGGTTATTCCGGCGGGTTGTGCGCTTGCCCAAGCCGAACGCGCGGGAGAGTTGAATTGGGCGGCGGATGAGAGAATGATCGCATCGGTCACGATTCCGGCTGAAGTGATGCCTTTGAAGGAATTGTGCTCAGTATTAAGCAAACAAACGAGCTCGGAGTTTTACGTAGACCAGAGGCTTGAGGAAACAAAAATCGTCGTTCACATTGGGGAAACTCGCCTCAAGAGCATAATGAACATGGTTGAGGCAATCACCGGTTTCCAATGGCGGTTAGTGGATGATGTCTTTTTTCTAACGCGAGATGCCCGCGGTTCTGCAGTAATGGCTTGGAGGGAACGATATTTGGAAGCCAAGAAAGCTCAAGAGGCTGGCAATCTTGAGGCAGACGTTCGACGTTGGCTTAATATGACTATGCCGTTCCTGCCAAGCGTTGATCCTGCATGGCAGCTTACGCCACTCCAGCAAGAGCAGATTGCTTATCAGCAAGCGATCTCGTTGCTTACCTTGACACCATCGCAGGTGGATTGGCTGAACGCTGCTCTTCGTGCTGCTGGTTTCAAGACAAGCGAGGTAATGACGCCGGTTGACCAGCTTGCAGTGGATCTTCGAGAAGTCCCTGTGAAACTAAACGCTGCCATGATAATACGTTCGAAGAGCGGCGACTTTCTCATTGAAAAGCCGCTTATGCCTATTATGCCAAAGGTTGCCCCGCCTGCACCTCCTAAAGTTGGAACAATTAAAATTGATGAAGTCAGGGAAAAGGAAGAGGAAAAAAAGATTGCAATTAAGGACAAGCTCCAAGGGTTATGGATTACTAATGTAGACCTCGATGGCCTAGATGATGTTGTGAGTCTTGCTAAAGCACAAGGTTTTGATACTATTTTCGTCCCAATATTTGGGGCTGGACAGCCAATCTATCCAAGCAAAATATTTACCCAAGATAGGAAATATGCTGACGATGATCCGCTTAAGAAGGCAATTGCTTTGGCACATGGGCAAGGCTTAAAGTTGATTGGTGTGTTGGATGTGACACTTTGGGGTGATGCCGAGCATCCTGCTCCTCTGGTAATTGCAAGCCATCCCAGCATCCAAGATTGCAACCTTCTCGGCAGGCGTTATGCTGAACAAGAGGTTTGGCAGAACGCCGAGATGCAAAATCTCAAACCGAAGTCTGCGGACGTTATTCCGGTTGCGGAGGCTAAAACCTCTGGCAAGGAGGTTTACATCTGCCCGGCTTCGTCCCAGGCGGCAAGGCTTCTGAAATCATTATTAGCCGAATTGAGCCTTAACTATGAACTTGATGGTATTTGCCTCGATCGAGTTGATTATGCGCACAGTAAGCCTTTTATAGTAGCTGGGCAGGACCTCACGCCGCCATTTGGATACACGGTGGAGGTGCGTAAAGAAATGATTCGCCTTCACCAAATTGATCCTATCGATGTTGATTTGTGGGGGGTGCGAACTGACGCTGATGCGCAAGCTTTGGCATTATGGGATAAGTTTCGGCGGGGGAAGCTCATAGGTCTTTTGACGGAACTTTCAAAGCAGTTTAAGATGGACAATCCTAACGGCATTTTTGCGGTGACCGTTGATCTTGCTTCTGATAGCCAGTCACCTGTTCACTGGGCGGAGGTGCCCAAAGTTGATGCTCTCATTCCAAAACTTACATTGGCAAAGTCCGAGAGTGAGGGCACATATGTTTATTCACAAAGCGAGGCAGAGGCGATAGTCAGCTTGAACCGTGCATCTCTCAAAGCTGCTGCAGTAATCCCGGCGGCCGGTGAGTTTGGTGCCGAAAGGCTAGCTGAGCAGATTACAGCATTGAGCCGAGTTGTTAAATTGGCGAAAGATGAAAACCTTGGGGGCTATATACTTATCGGCGATGTTTCTGGTCTGAGAGCGGCTTTGGAGGCGATTGGCAAACAGGTGCCATGACATGAAGCTAATCTGTGTCGCTGGACTTCCTGGCACTGGCAAAACCCACCTAGCTATGCGCCTAGCAGATGAGATGGGCGCACTTCGTTTGAGTCGTGATGAAGTTAGGGCAAAGCTCTTCACCACACCGAGTTACTCAAATTCCGAGAAGGCTTTAGCTTTCGGTGCTATGCTCTTCATTGCCCGGTATTTTCTAAGCCAAGGCAGGGACGTTATCCTTGAAGGAATGCCGTTTTCTAGGCGGTCCGAGCGTGATGCTGCAAGAGCGCTTGCGAAGGAGGTGGGTGCGGAATTCGAGTTGCTCTATTGTGTCTGCCCAGATGAGGTTGCCCTCCAGAGAATTGCTCTGCAGGACCATCCGGCTGCAGATCGAAATGAAGACCTTTACTACCAGGTTAAGGCACGTTTTGAGCCAATTGGGGAAGATGAGGGTGCGGTTGTAGTCGATACCGGGCAATCTGTTGATTAGGGCACTTTCGATTTAAGGCAACAATACCTTGGTGAACATTACCAACTTTTTGCCCAATCCGTAGCCGTTTGAATTTTCCAAAGGTTGCCTGTAGCTACTAGGTAAATAAATGAGCCGCCCAGGAAAATGAGAAATAGAGCGCAAATCTGCACTATTGCGCGATAGATATTTGTGCTCAGGAGCCTTCGCCCGCTAGCAACAGCTGCACCAACTATCAAGTACCAGATGATGTCTCCCATGCTATGGCCTACATAGAATGCTCCGAGTGCCCAGAGCACGTTTTGGCGAAGTCCTGCGAAAAAAGTTATTCCAGCAAGACCAATTGTTGCCCACCAAATAATCCAGTAAGGATTTGTAATACTTACTGCCATTCCGGTAAGCATGGAGTTCAGCATGGAACCTTTGGATTGGGTTTCTCGGTGAGATGTTTTTGTTGAGGGAGGGTCGAGGGCGCCGCACCGAGCGTCATGAAACATGCTCCAGCCCATAAAAAGAAGCGTTATTCCTCCGATAATGGCGATTCCGCCAGTTATTGGCTTCATCCTAAGGACGTGACCCAAGCCGGAAAATAGAAAGATAACTAAAATAAGTTCCAGGGTCACGTGACCTACGACGAGAAGCACTGACGAAACGAAGCCTTTCTTTGCAGTCTGGGCAATGGTTACCGTAAGTAGTGGTCCAGGCATTAGTGCTCCCGAAAGGGCCACCATGAACGATGATATAAAGATTGCGCTCAGTGTCAAAGCGGTTTCTCCTTTGTTTCAGGGTTTGAAGGTTCTGAGTCATTATGCACTCATCGGGATAATTAGTATAGCAAAAACGAAGCGAATGGGAAATTAAAAAGAGGAGTACCGCAGCAAGGAATAATGCGGTACTCCTCTTTTTAGTTTGTTGATTATCTATTCTGATTTAAGGATAACCACTAAGCCTACATCTCCTCTTCGGGCATTGGTGCGGGAGACATCTCTTCCTGGTTTGTCTGTGGTGGAGTCGTCGCGGAAACTCCCGGCATTGTCATAGTTCCGCTCTGTCTTGGAAACATAATAAGCGATGAAATTACCGCGTTATTTAAAGTGGGTGGCTTTTCGGCAAATGCCCTGCAGGCTTCTGGGCTCGCGTCGAAGCGCATAAAGTTGTCCTCGGAAGAGGTTGCTACGCACATAGCATTGGAAATGGCGCTTGAAGTGCCGACTATTTGTGCGGCCCCAATAATGACCCCGGTCTCGGGTGAGCAAATTGGAACAATCTTCGTATTTAGGCCGGCTGGGAAAGCAAGATTGTGCTCTTTTAGCTTGTTGTTAATCATCTGGTTCCAGCTTGAGCTCATCCTGTTGATAGTATCCCTGATATCCATGCCTGTTCGAATCATATCCATGGATATGAAATTCGACGGCAGGCCTACAACACCTACACCGTTTACTCGCATAAGCGTCCCTGTAGTTGATGTGCCAGTAATCGGCACAAATGTCCAGACCACCGCATCGTCCGAAGTTGATGAGTAGTAGACTACAGATTTCACAAGGTCAAGCCTGCTCTGGGGACCTGCTACGGTCACACTACCCAATGTATTGCCGGTAGATGAGTCCAGCAGCGGAAGAGTTTTTGTCGGAGAATTCTGCCACATTATTAGTTCTTCACGGGCGCCGGCAACTCTTACGGCTATTGGCTCAATTTGCATTGCAATCTTGCTAGGCTGGCCACCAAGAGCTACTACGGTTGTTCGCGCCCATAGACTTGCTAGTCTGCCAGGCGTTCTATTAAAGGCGCGTGCTGATTTAGAGTCCGCGGTAACAATCACGTAGTCGCCGAGGACAACTACCCAATTGCCGTTTACCTGGGCGACACGCACATTTTCCCAGTTCTGACCTGCTGAGAAGGCATTGTTGAGCCTTTCTGCAACGATTCTGGCGCGTTGAATGGGGCTCATACCTCCGGCCGAGGCAGGAATACGCATAGCAAATCGGCCATCTATGAAGATATCCGCCGCTGCTGGCAATCCAGGTTGCATAGCGGGAGCCGCTTTAACTGTAGCACGAAGTTGTTGGTTTGCCTGTGCCATTAGTGCGTAGCTAGCTAGCAAAACCAAACTCAAGATTAGCATGGCGCGAATTAAAGTGCTTGTTTTCATATAACTTCCTCCTTTCGAACGTTGTTCGCTTCAGTATAATCTTCCACTTTTTAGGCTAATAAAAACTTTGAATTTTTATGATGCGGTTTATTTGCATAAGTAGGTTTTTCTTGTTTAAAAGATGTATCAGAGGTTGTCAGAGATTATAATTCTTCGGAGTTCGGGCCGAGGCTAGCATATTGGGTTGATTATAGTAAATGTCAAACACTATAATGTCAATTGCGTAAATGTTTAAGCTCATGCGTTTGATTACGCATGGAGGGTGCAATGCGTGGCATAGTAGTTGTACCAACTTATAATGAGAGAGACAACATTGTTCAGTTAATTGAGGCCGTAATGAAAATCCCGATAGAACTGGACATGCTAATTGTTGACGATAACTCCCCCGACTGCACCGCCGATTTAGTTGAACAAATAAGCTTGACAAATGCCCGGGTTCATCTGATGAGGCGCACTGGGAATCGAGGTTTTGGCCCTTCTTATGTTGATGGTTTCAAGTGGGCGCTTGCAAAAGGATACGATGCGATATTCAGCATGGATGCGGATTTTTCGCATGATCCAGAAAGTTTGCCAAGCTTGGCGAAGGCATTAGAAGAACATGATATGGTACTAGGTTCGCGATACTTTGAAGGTCGCGTAAGTGTTGTGAACTGGCCTCTGTTTCGGCTTTTTCTGAGCGTGTTTGCCGGAAGGTATGTACGATTAATCACTGGTTTAAAGGTTGGAGATCCCACAACTGGGTTCAGAGGTTTCCGAAGGCATGTGCTTGAATCGATTAATCTTGATACAATCAAATCCAACGGCTACTCTTTCCTTGTCGAGACTCTTTATCGCGCGTATAAGTGTGGTTTTGACATAGCGGAAGTTCCTATCATATTCACTGAAAGGAGAGAGGGAAGCTCAAAGATGTCAAGAAAAATAATGTTTGAAGCTGCGTTAATGCCTTGGCGTTTAAGGTTCGGCCGCTTCCGCCCTCCCAAATCTTGTAAACCTTAGTGAAGAGCGTAGCTAATCTACGAATCGGTACTTGATGAGCGTCCAGAGAGCTTGCACACCATCGGTCCACTTAATTTTTTTTCCTTGTGCAGTGTTTCGTGCTTTGTAGTGAATGGGGACTTCATGGATGGTTACGCCTCGCTTCCGAAGTTTTGCGGTTACCTCTGGGCAGAATTCAAACCGCGTGCACTTAAGCGGAAGTTTTTTTATAACGTCGGTGCGAAATGCCTTATAGCAGGTGGCTTCGTCGGTTATATCAGCTCGATATAGAATGTTTGCCACCAAGGTAAGT
Encoded proteins:
- the serA gene encoding phosphoglycerate dehydrogenase, producing MGMPRILVSDPVAKEGIEILQKHFDVDVKTGLEKSKLIEIIGDYDALIVRSETKVTADVLEAAKNMKIIGRAGVGVDNIDVPVATEKGIIVVNSPGGNTIAAAELTMAMMLALARNIPQGHASLRAGEWKRSKFVGNELYGKTLGIYGLGKIGSAVAKRAQSFEMDIIAYDPFVSEEYASKIGVELVSMDELLRRSDYITIHVPATKDTKGSIGKDEIEKMKPGVRIINVARGGIVDEAALAKAVEEGKVAGIAFDVYESEPPPPDNPLLKLDKAITTPHLGASTEEAQINVAIDVAEQIVDVLNGKPARSAVNMPALSAEVLAAVEPFMLLGERIGMMATQLTDGAVKSIEIAYCGDLSTMEYGPVGRSVLKGLLQPILTEPVNLVNAPVIAESRGIRITESKSVGPEDYTSLLAVKVKTDKGEKLIEGTVFGKRDFRIVKIDGFMIDVVPDGAMLVTTHIDKPGVIGRVGTLLGNHNINIAGMHVGRAGIGKEAVMVLNVDDPVPDLVMDEIRKLDGIETAKLVQFNQN
- the tsaB gene encoding tRNA (adenosine(37)-N6)-threonylcarbamoyltransferase complex dimerization subunit type 1 TsaB, translating into MPMKVLTLDTTTDTSSIAVADENNLLAEYNFAHKMDLSRRLMPDIVSMLKDCTLRIKDLNCIGVSLGPGSFTGLRIGVATAKTLAQVLNIPIVGIITLDLLAHQFDYLPNATVCPLVKVRKGEVYWAFFHTCNGKIKQITDYSAGPINEVIKMAQNLSPHPKTKSQKSERRIIFCGDGVEDALEELSKSLGDRVVPASKWLSYPKASILARLTLEKIAAGETSDPLLLVPFYIHRSAPEMRLEHGQ
- a CDS encoding family 10 glycosylhydrolase — encoded protein: MAVANLEIENWNSDFPALSRRGCRFSFSQFMRAFLATLLVIPAGCALAQAERAGELNWAADERMIASVTIPAEVMPLKELCSVLSKQTSSEFYVDQRLEETKIVVHIGETRLKSIMNMVEAITGFQWRLVDDVFFLTRDARGSAVMAWRERYLEAKKAQEAGNLEADVRRWLNMTMPFLPSVDPAWQLTPLQQEQIAYQQAISLLTLTPSQVDWLNAALRAAGFKTSEVMTPVDQLAVDLREVPVKLNAAMIIRSKSGDFLIEKPLMPIMPKVAPPAPPKVGTIKIDEVREKEEEKKIAIKDKLQGLWITNVDLDGLDDVVSLAKAQGFDTIFVPIFGAGQPIYPSKIFTQDRKYADDDPLKKAIALAHGQGLKLIGVLDVTLWGDAEHPAPLVIASHPSIQDCNLLGRRYAEQEVWQNAEMQNLKPKSADVIPVAEAKTSGKEVYICPASSQAARLLKSLLAELSLNYELDGICLDRVDYAHSKPFIVAGQDLTPPFGYTVEVRKEMIRLHQIDPIDVDLWGVRTDADAQALALWDKFRRGKLIGLLTELSKQFKMDNPNGIFAVTVDLASDSQSPVHWAEVPKVDALIPKLTLAKSESEGTYVYSQSEAEAIVSLNRASLKAAAVIPAAGEFGAERLAEQITALSRVVKLAKDENLGGYILIGDVSGLRAALEAIGKQVP
- a CDS encoding AAA family ATPase; translated protein: MKLICVAGLPGTGKTHLAMRLADEMGALRLSRDEVRAKLFTTPSYSNSEKALAFGAMLFIARYFLSQGRDVILEGMPFSRRSERDAARALAKEVGAEFELLYCVCPDEVALQRIALQDHPAADRNEDLYYQVKARFEPIGEDEGAVVVDTGQSVD
- a CDS encoding LysE family translocator — its product is MTLSAIFISSFMVALSGALMPGPLLTVTIAQTAKKGFVSSVLLVVGHVTLELILVIFLFSGLGHVLRMKPITGGIAIIGGITLLFMGWSMFHDARCGALDPPSTKTSHRETQSKGSMLNSMLTGMAVSITNPYWIIWWATIGLAGITFFAGLRQNVLWALGAFYVGHSMGDIIWYLIVGAAVASGRRLLSTNIYRAIVQICALFLIFLGGSFIYLVATGNLWKIQTATDWAKSW
- a CDS encoding polyprenol monophosphomannose synthase, with product MRGIVVVPTYNERDNIVQLIEAVMKIPIELDMLIVDDNSPDCTADLVEQISLTNARVHLMRRTGNRGFGPSYVDGFKWALAKGYDAIFSMDADFSHDPESLPSLAKALEEHDMVLGSRYFEGRVSVVNWPLFRLFLSVFAGRYVRLITGLKVGDPTTGFRGFRRHVLESINLDTIKSNGYSFLVETLYRAYKCGFDIAEVPIIFTERREGSSKMSRKIMFEAALMPWRLRFGRFRPPKSCKP